GGCGTTGCGCCGCAGCCGCACCAGGGCGCGGTCGAGGGCGCCGAGGAAGGCGGAGCGGTCCTTGGCCGAGAACGGCTTCGGGCCACCGGTCACGGCGCCGGCTTCGCGCAGGGACTGCATCAGGTCGCGGGTGGCGAGCGCCATGCCGACGGAGGAATCGGTGAAGGCCTTGCCGGTGGGGGCGAGCACGCTGGCGCCCGCCTTCACGCAGCGGCTCGCCAGGGGCACGTCGGCGGTGACGACCACCGCCTGCGGCCCGGCCCGCTCGGCGATCCAGTCGTCGGCGGCGTCGAACTTGTCGGAGACGATGACTCGCTCGATCCACGGCTCGCGGGGGATCGTGATGAAGCTGTTCGACACCACCACGACGTGCGCGCCGTGCCGCCCGGCGACGCGGTAGACCTCGTCCTTCACCGGGCAGGCATCGGCGTCGACGTAGACCGTGATCATCGGGTCAGGTGCCGGGATTAAGGAAGAGGCTGTCGAATTCCGGCGGCGCGTAGTCCCGGCCGGTGATGTCGGTGATGACGACGTGGTCGTGGCCCTCGGCCTCGAGCTCCTGCGCCTTCTCCAGGGCATCCTCCGGCGAGGTGCGCTGGTGCGAGAGCGGGCCGGTGGCGGTGTGGGCGGTCACGACGAGGTGCATTGTCATCCTTGTGCAGGTGGGTTCGGCGCTTATCGCACGCTTTTGCGCGACGCGGCGAGCACCCGGGCAGGGGAGGGCGGCTTTCCTCTGCTGGAAGGGGGCTCGCGCCGAACAGCCGCTCTCGCCGCCCCGGCGAGCAGCCGGTGCGGCTCGGCCAGGGTCGCGGATGAGGGTTAACGGTGTGTTGATGAGGCGCGCCGCCTGATCCCTCCCCCCTCTGCGGGGGAGGGTGGCCCCCGGAGGGGCCGGGAGAGGGGCAGCGCGACCCTGATCCAGGGTTCGCCCTGCATCGAGGTCGCGACCTCTTGAGAAGCGGCGTCCCTTCTTCCGGCCTGCGCACGAGTGCTTCGCACTCGCAGCAGGCCACCCTCCCCCGCAGAGGGGGAGGATTCTCCCGCGCCGCACCGCCATTCGCCCGGACCACCTACGCCGCCGTGGCGGCCACCACCTGCCCACTGCCTGCGAGCGCCGCCTCGTAGACCTCCACGTAGCGCGCCGCGACGCTCGACCAGCGGTAATCCGACAGGTCCTCCGCGCCGCGCAGGATCGCGCCGCGCTCCAGCCGGTCGTAGGCGCCGCGGATCGCCGCGGCGGCGGCCGCGGCATCGGCGAAATCCGTGAGCGTGATCGACGGGTGGCGCTGTTTCAGCCAGGCGAAGGCGTCGTTGGGATGGGCCACCGGGACGAGGCCGGCGCTCAGGGCCTCGATCAGCGCGATCCCGAATCCCTCGTATTGCGAGGCCGAGACGAACAGGCTCGACTGCCCGATCAGCTCGCGGACCGCAGGGGCGTCGAGGCCGGTATGCAGGCTCACCGAACCGGTGAGCCCCAGGCGGTCGGCCTCGGCGGTGAGGGCCTCCGCGGTGACGTCGGAGGGCACGCCGACGATCCGCAGGCGCCAGCCGGCCCCGTCGGCGTTCAGCGCCTGCATGGTCGCGAGCAGCCGGTCGAGGCGCTTGTTGTAGGCGAAGCGCCCGATCGTCAGCAGCGCGCGGCGGGGCTCGGGAGCGGCGGCGCCGGCGAATTTCTCCAGGTCGACGCCGTTCTGGATCACCGGCACGCCGCCGTGCGTGATGCCCTGGAACAGCCGGGCGTCGCTGTCGCTGCACGCCACGATCGCCTCGTAGCCGCGCACGCTCATCCGGGTCGGGCCGTCGAACCACAGCTTCTTCAGCCGCGAATGCGCGCTGGTGTGGAAGAAGCCGCCATGGGTCGTCGCCACCATCGGGCGGCGGTGCAGGGGCTTCGCGAGCGCGAAGGCGTCGAAGAAGAAATCGACGGCGTGGACGTGGACGAGGTCGGCGTCGCCGAGGTGCCGGAAGACCGAGGGCGCGACAGGGTAGCGGTGCGAGCCGAAGAACGGGATCCGCTCGATGTCGATCCCCTCCAGCCGCTCCCGCGCCGGCAGCCGCGCCTCGGGCGCCGAGAACAGCCGGTCGAGGGTCAGGACCCGAACGCGGTGGCCGAGGCGGGCCTGCTCGCGGGCGAGGTTGGCGACGAAATCCTCGAGCCCGCCGCGGTTGGGCAGGAACTGGCGGACTACGTGCAGGATCGAGAGGGAGGATCGCGTCGGGGTGCTCACGATGTCGCTCACGGCTCGCAGGAGGGCTTGGACCGGGCGGCGGCCTGGATCGCGGCCACGACGGGGGCGGTGGCGCCGGCGGGGTCGAGCCGCAGCGGATAATCCGGTGCCCACAGGTCGCCGGCGGCCCACACGGTCCAGCCGATCCAGGCCTGCGGGTTCGCGTTGAGGTGGCGCAGGATCGCCCCCAGGCGATCGGCGCAGCCGCGGTTGCCGGGGGCACCGATCTCGCCGAGGAAAGCGCGGCGTCCGTTCTGGGCGAGCC
This is a stretch of genomic DNA from Methylobacterium sp. 17Sr1-1. It encodes these proteins:
- a CDS encoding YaiI/YqxD family protein, whose amino-acid sequence is MITVYVDADACPVKDEVYRVAGRHGAHVVVVSNSFITIPREPWIERVIVSDKFDAADDWIAERAGPQAVVVTADVPLASRCVKAGASVLAPTGKAFTDSSVGMALATRDLMQSLREAGAVTGGPKPFSAKDRSAFLGALDRALVRLRRNAQGG
- a CDS encoding glycosyltransferase family 4 protein → MSTPTRSSLSILHVVRQFLPNRGGLEDFVANLAREQARLGHRVRVLTLDRLFSAPEARLPARERLEGIDIERIPFFGSHRYPVAPSVFRHLGDADLVHVHAVDFFFDAFALAKPLHRRPMVATTHGGFFHTSAHSRLKKLWFDGPTRMSVRGYEAIVACSDSDARLFQGITHGGVPVIQNGVDLEKFAGAAAPEPRRALLTIGRFAYNKRLDRLLATMQALNADGAGWRLRIVGVPSDVTAEALTAEADRLGLTGSVSLHTGLDAPAVRELIGQSSLFVSASQYEGFGIALIEALSAGLVPVAHPNDAFAWLKQRHPSITLTDFADAAAAAAAIRGAYDRLERGAILRGAEDLSDYRWSSVAARYVEVYEAALAGSGQVVAATAA